The following nucleotide sequence is from Bacilli bacterium.
TGACCATTTGGTCGTTCGCTTGCTATCCCGCTGGCTGCGTCCGTTGATACCGGCCTGGGTCATCCTGCTTACCGCATTGTGTGTTTTCGTGATGGTGTATCCGGAATCGGTCATGTGGCTTCCGCTCGACCAAAATCCGGTCAAATGGACCGCTGCCGGCATCAGCATGTTCTTGAATATGATCGTGATTTTTGATTACTGGCAGTCGTATCGGTTTACGCGTTTTCCGCTGCAGGGCGCAATCGTGTACAGTACCGGCTGGCTTTTGATAGCGCAGCTTATTATTGTGCAGGGGAAAACCTGGCATCTGAGCTGGTGGCTGTATCATTTTCTTCTGTTGGGCGCGTTGGTCGCCGTCATCATTGGGCTTTTTCGTCAATATGTGCAGGGTGAAACGTTTGGCACGGCTTTGCGCACATTGTTTCAATACAACCCGGCGGAACGGATCAAATACGGAATTTCGGCGAGTGTCCGCTCCCTGATTGTTTCGGTGGAGAACCATGATGCGTATACGGCCGGACATAATTATCGCGTTGCCGTATATGCGCTGCGGTTGGCGCGGGAAGCGGGCTTTTCCCCGGACGAGCTGCGCGCGTTGGCGCAAGGCGCCATTGTGCACGACATCGGAAAGATCGAAGTGCCGAGTTCCATCCTGAACAAGCCCGGCAAATTGACCGCTGACGAACGTAAAATAATCGAACGGCATCCGGTCATCGGCTACGAAATGTGCCGGAAGCTCGGATTTATGAAAGAAGAGTTGGAGATTATCCGCTCGCACCATGAAAAATGGGACGGCACCGGCTATCCCGATAACCTGCGCGGCGGACAGATTCCCACGATGGCGCGGCTTCTCGCCGTTGTGGATGTGTATGACGCCTTGACGTCGGAACGCGCGTATCGGAAAGCGTGGACGCATGAAAAGGCGATGGAATTTATCGAGGAGCAAAGCGGCAAACATTTTGATCCGCGATTTGTCGCGGCCTGGAAACGCGTCTGCGCATCCGGGCTGCCGGAATGCAGTTATCCGGCCTGGACCCGGGCTAGGGCAAGCGTAGGGTAGGATGCTGTAAATGCTGCATAGCAAACCGGAAATTTGGAACTAAAAATTTGGCGAGGGATACCGGGATGTTTTCACGAATGGTAAAACAGCGACCTCATTTGACCATGATTGTGCCGCTTGTCACCATGTTTGTTTTCCCTTTGTTAGGGATTCTATACAGTTTGGTCAATGGCCCGCGAAAAGAAGTCTACAGTTTGGCGACAAATCTTGACGCGGCGATCCCGTTTGTCAAAGCGTTTGCGCTGCCTTATTCGATATGGATTTTTTATATTTACATCTGCCTTGTGTATTTTTACTTTAAAGACCAAACGGTTTATTTTCGCACCTTAACGACGTATATCATCTGCGCGTTTGTTTGCTATTCCATCTACATGGTGTTTCAGACTACCGTATCCCGCCCGGTGCTCGTAGGGGATGACCTTTTGACCCGGTTGCTGGCGTTTATCTATGGCCGGGATGAACCGTATAATTGCTTTCCCAGCATTCACAGCTTCTCCAGCTATCTGATGATGAAGGCGCTGTTTAAAAGCCGCTTCCGCAATATGTGGAATCAGATTTTGATATACGGCATGTCGACAACGATTATTTTGTCCACCTTGTTTGTGAAGCAGCACGTGATTCTGGATGTGATCGGGGCCGTGGTGCTGGTCGAAGCCGTGTATGCGCTCATTCAACGCTTTCAGTGGGCGGCGCGTCTTGCGTTTGACGCTTCCGTGTCGGAGAAAGCCTGATTGCCGGATCGGCGATTCTTGTGGAAAGATGGTACAATAGAGTGCAGCGGGGTGAATGTTGACGTGGCGATTTTGCGAAATGACTGGTCGGGGCTGCTTGAAGCAGAATTCTCCAAACCCTATTATACGAAATTGCGGCAGTTTCTAATACAGGAGTATAAGAACGAGATCGTTTATCCGGATAAATACGACATATACAATGCGCTGCATTTTACGCCTTATGCGGATACAAAGGTAGTCATTCTTGGGCAGGACCCTTATCACGGGCCCGGACAGGCG
It contains:
- a CDS encoding HD-GYP domain-containing protein — translated: MLKKRVKETFIHVVAIVLPYIMFIALSEMSRFDLMLPMPKRHFFIVSTVALLAMAIAGAVAVSGLRLRNIRLVLLSLAFISLAEVFVFHGLSTPGMMMINEHVPAFLAQLSVSLTSIWLFISSLSADHLVVRLLSRWLRPLIPAWVILLTALCVFVMVYPESVMWLPLDQNPVKWTAAGISMFLNMIVIFDYWQSYRFTRFPLQGAIVYSTGWLLIAQLIIVQGKTWHLSWWLYHFLLLGALVAVIIGLFRQYVQGETFGTALRTLFQYNPAERIKYGISASVRSLIVSVENHDAYTAGHNYRVAVYALRLAREAGFSPDELRALAQGAIVHDIGKIEVPSSILNKPGKLTADERKIIERHPVIGYEMCRKLGFMKEELEIIRSHHEKWDGTGYPDNLRGGQIPTMARLLAVVDVYDALTSERAYRKAWTHEKAMEFIEEQSGKHFDPRFVAAWKRVCASGLPECSYPAWTRARASVG
- a CDS encoding phosphatase PAP2 family protein, whose protein sequence is MVKQRPHLTMIVPLVTMFVFPLLGILYSLVNGPRKEVYSLATNLDAAIPFVKAFALPYSIWIFYIYICLVYFYFKDQTVYFRTLTTYIICAFVCYSIYMVFQTTVSRPVLVGDDLLTRLLAFIYGRDEPYNCFPSIHSFSSYLMMKALFKSRFRNMWNQILIYGMSTTIILSTLFVKQHVILDVIGAVVLVEAVYALIQRFQWAARLAFDASVSEKA